One window of Phycisphaeraceae bacterium genomic DNA carries:
- a CDS encoding metalloregulator ArsR/SmtB family transcription factor, protein MSDFTWITSLDDLTEAAECFRTLAHPVRLRMIEVLLDHRLTVGEIAELCEIQPHAASEHLGMMRDRGLLDAEREGRKMFYTIAEPGLRSIMDCVHRRYRGEPSCDRPPVNQKENAR, encoded by the coding sequence ATGAGCGACTTTACATGGATCACATCTCTCGACGACCTGACGGAAGCAGCCGAGTGCTTCCGCACGCTCGCCCATCCGGTCCGTCTTCGCATGATCGAGGTGCTGCTCGACCACCGGCTGACCGTCGGCGAGATTGCGGAACTGTGCGAGATCCAACCCCACGCCGCATCGGAGCACTTGGGCATGATGCGGGATCGCGGACTGCTCGATGCGGAGCGCGAGGGACGCAAGATGTTTTACACAATCGCAGAACCGGGGCTGCGGTCCATCATGGACTGCGTGCACCGGAGATATCGAGGCGAGCCATCGTGTGATAGGCCGCCAGTCAATCAAAAGGAGAATGCACGATGA
- a CDS encoding SRPBCC domain-containing protein, protein MRQASHNNTSHARLFLPTSGLRTGGMSQGDSVTMGEAEKSAVALHPHVDPVVVEMDLPGSLCNVWHALTTTDGAQAFLGCNVQIELCIGGPYEILFDASQPAGKRGSETCAILSFLPQRILSFTWNAPPQFTHARDRHTWVIIELEPVTANETSLRLTHLGWSEQISQHPDHREEWLAVRTYFANAWPRFFSALQRHLSDRN, encoded by the coding sequence GTGAGACAGGCTTCTCACAACAACACATCGCACGCAAGGCTGTTCCTTCCGACCTCCGGGTTGCGCACCGGCGGGATGAGCCAAGGGGATAGTGTCACGATGGGTGAAGCAGAGAAGAGCGCGGTCGCATTGCATCCTCATGTCGACCCAGTGGTCGTTGAGATGGACCTCCCGGGATCATTGTGCAATGTCTGGCATGCCCTGACAACCACCGATGGTGCGCAGGCATTCCTTGGATGCAATGTTCAAATTGAGCTTTGCATCGGCGGGCCATATGAAATCCTCTTTGATGCCTCGCAGCCCGCGGGGAAGCGAGGATCTGAAACGTGCGCCATCCTGAGTTTCCTACCACAACGAATCCTCAGTTTTACATGGAACGCGCCACCTCAGTTCACACACGCGCGAGATCGTCACACATGGGTCATCATCGAACTGGAACCGGTGACCGCAAACGAGACCTCACTTCGGCTCACCCATCTGGGATGGTCTGAGCAGATTTCTCAGCACCCCGATCATCGTGAGGAATGGCTTGCAGTCAGGACATACTTTGCGAATGCCTGGCCTCGGTTCTTCTCCGCACTCCAGCGACATCTTTCTGACCGGAACTGA
- a CDS encoding RtcB family protein, which produces MGRKRKKHHAAARSDTDSPVETLAQMDPCPHRIWGEVGVDFDQNSLDQLRNACSLPVSVAGALMPDAHVGYGLPIGGVLATRDAVIPYAVGVDIACRMKMTVLDLNSKQIDHPHVRDRLAGAIEAETRFGVGGAFRGYDRHQHAVMDDAAWDASHVTRKLKNKAWTQLGTSGSGNHFVEFGLLTVFENAPRRVSQQSEAGSHAKWDLEPGTYVAFMSHSGSRGSGASICQHYSDIARANHPELPKQFSYLAWLDMKSDAGQEYWTAMNLMGRYAAANHECIHRAIAKHLGAKVIADVENHHNFAWLETHEVDGVQEEVVVHRKGATPAGDGVMGIIPGTMATPGYVVVGAGSSDSLRSSSHGAGRVLSRTKAREKFRFGAVRGMLAKQGITVLSAGADESPGAYKDIEQVMAQQVDLVTPVARFDPKIVKMAPEGERAED; this is translated from the coding sequence ATGGGCAGAAAACGAAAGAAACACCACGCTGCTGCGCGCTCAGACACAGATTCTCCAGTTGAGACGCTAGCTCAAATGGACCCATGTCCGCATCGCATCTGGGGTGAGGTCGGTGTCGACTTTGATCAGAACTCGCTCGATCAGTTGCGCAATGCGTGCTCGTTGCCGGTGTCGGTCGCTGGAGCACTGATGCCCGATGCGCATGTCGGGTACGGACTTCCGATCGGCGGAGTGCTCGCCACGCGCGACGCGGTGATTCCCTACGCGGTCGGTGTGGATATCGCATGCCGGATGAAGATGACCGTGCTCGATCTGAACTCGAAGCAGATCGACCATCCGCACGTGCGGGATCGATTGGCTGGTGCGATCGAAGCCGAGACACGATTCGGTGTTGGCGGCGCATTCCGTGGGTACGACAGACATCAGCACGCGGTGATGGACGACGCTGCGTGGGACGCGTCGCACGTGACCCGCAAACTGAAGAACAAGGCGTGGACGCAGCTTGGCACGAGTGGTTCGGGGAATCACTTCGTGGAGTTCGGGCTGCTCACGGTTTTTGAGAACGCACCACGACGTGTATCACAACAATCAGAAGCCGGCTCGCACGCGAAGTGGGATCTTGAGCCGGGTACATATGTTGCGTTTATGTCGCACTCGGGCAGTCGAGGGAGCGGCGCATCGATCTGTCAGCACTATTCAGATATTGCCCGGGCAAACCATCCGGAACTTCCAAAGCAGTTCTCGTACCTTGCGTGGCTCGACATGAAGTCAGACGCGGGGCAGGAGTACTGGACCGCGATGAATCTCATGGGCAGGTACGCAGCAGCGAACCACGAGTGCATCCATCGTGCGATCGCGAAGCATCTCGGCGCGAAGGTCATCGCGGACGTTGAGAACCATCACAACTTCGCGTGGCTGGAAACGCATGAGGTTGATGGCGTGCAGGAAGAGGTCGTCGTGCATCGCAAGGGCGCAACACCCGCGGGCGACGGCGTGATGGGCATTATTCCGGGTACGATGGCGACACCCGGGTATGTTGTTGTGGGCGCAGGGTCATCCGATTCACTTCGATCGTCGAGTCACGGCGCAGGTCGTGTGCTCTCGCGCACAAAGGCACGCGAGAAGTTCCGGTTCGGCGCGGTTCGCGGGATGCTCGCAAAGCAGGGGATCACGGTGCTTTCTGCGGGTGCGGACGAGTCGCCCGGCGCGTACAAGGACATCGAGCAGGTGATGGCGCAGCAAGTAGATCTTGTGACGCCGGTGGCAAGGTTTGACCCGAAGATTGTGAAGATGGCGCCCGAGGGCGAGCGGGCGGAGGATTAG
- a CDS encoding glycine--tRNA ligase produces the protein MDKIMALCKRRGFIYPASEIYGGINGFWDYGPLGSQLKKNLRDAWWQDMIMNPCWGRTGPNGRRVETVPVETCIIQNPKVWEASGHLAGFADPMRKCASCGHFVRADQLWDIIVTSSDWFNSMIQEFEPSPEGTKYPKVDAQRLMQWAKKKGKKLAPNLAVVKNTEVTMSFLATRINGQPDAPLDVTEITQYIATEQLDATGLQDPCPRCGGPLGEPAAFKLMFESYSGLTQTEDSKVYLRPETAQGIFIHFKNVVDTSRVKLPFGIGNTGKSFRNEITPRNFTFRSREFEQAELEFFCHPDDSQDWYTFWRDFRMEWWQSIGLAGVNLTLREHDKDELSHYSVGTSDVEYKFPFTAPEFGELEGIAHRGNFDLTQHQKHSGAKLEYFDTERGELAPNGQPKGERYLPHCIEPAAGLDRGVLALICEAYTVDETRPSPELMKFHPRIAPIKAAVFPLVKKDGMPEAAEKLHAELRAKFGRLGFIEYDEKQSIGKRYARMDEAGCPFCFTIDGETLTDGTVTVRDRDTGAQERMPMENVSAFLAEKLGV, from the coding sequence ATGGACAAGATCATGGCGCTGTGCAAGCGCCGTGGGTTCATCTATCCCGCCAGCGAGATCTATGGCGGTATCAACGGATTCTGGGATTACGGCCCGCTCGGCTCGCAGCTCAAGAAGAACCTCCGCGACGCGTGGTGGCAGGACATGATCATGAACCCGTGCTGGGGGCGCACCGGTCCTAATGGAAGGCGTGTTGAGACTGTGCCCGTGGAAACGTGCATCATCCAGAATCCAAAGGTATGGGAAGCATCGGGGCACCTTGCAGGGTTTGCTGATCCGATGCGGAAGTGCGCGAGTTGTGGGCACTTTGTGCGCGCAGATCAGTTGTGGGACATCATCGTGACATCGTCGGACTGGTTCAACTCGATGATCCAGGAGTTTGAGCCTTCACCGGAAGGGACAAAGTACCCAAAGGTCGATGCACAACGTCTGATGCAGTGGGCGAAAAAGAAGGGCAAGAAACTTGCTCCGAATCTTGCGGTCGTGAAGAACACCGAAGTCACGATGAGTTTTCTTGCGACACGTATCAACGGGCAGCCCGACGCGCCGCTGGATGTGACCGAAATCACGCAGTATATTGCAACCGAGCAGCTTGATGCGACAGGATTGCAGGATCCATGTCCGCGCTGTGGCGGCCCACTCGGTGAACCCGCTGCATTCAAACTGATGTTTGAGTCATATTCAGGATTGACGCAGACCGAGGATAGCAAGGTATATCTGCGCCCCGAGACTGCGCAGGGGATATTCATTCACTTCAAGAATGTTGTAGATACATCGCGCGTGAAGCTTCCATTTGGTATCGGTAACACGGGAAAGTCGTTCCGGAATGAGATCACGCCTCGCAACTTCACGTTCCGGTCGCGCGAGTTCGAGCAGGCCGAGCTTGAGTTCTTCTGTCATCCAGATGATTCGCAGGATTGGTACACGTTCTGGCGTGATTTTCGCATGGAGTGGTGGCAGTCCATCGGGCTTGCCGGTGTGAATCTGACTTTGCGCGAGCACGACAAGGACGAGTTGAGCCATTACTCAGTTGGTACAAGCGACGTGGAATACAAGTTCCCTTTTACTGCGCCCGAGTTTGGTGAGCTCGAAGGCATCGCCCATCGAGGCAACTTCGACCTGACGCAGCATCAGAAGCACTCGGGTGCGAAGCTTGAGTACTTTGATACAGAGCGGGGAGAGCTCGCGCCCAACGGGCAGCCCAAGGGTGAGCGGTATTTGCCGCATTGCATTGAGCCAGCAGCGGGTCTTGATCGAGGTGTGCTCGCATTGATCTGCGAGGCATACACCGTTGATGAGACGCGCCCCAGCCCGGAGTTGATGAAGTTCCATCCTCGCATCGCGCCGATCAAGGCTGCCGTGTTCCCGCTGGTAAAGAAGGACGGCATGCCTGAAGCAGCGGAGAAGCTGCACGCGGAGCTGCGCGCCAAGTTCGGTCGTCTCGGGTTCATTGAGTACGACGAGAAACAGTCGATCGGGAAGCGCTACGCACGCATGGACGAGGCTGGGTGCCCGTTCTGTTTCACGATCGACGGCGAGACGCTGACCGACGGTACGGTGACGGTGCGCGATCGCGATACCGGTGCGCAGGAACGCATGCCGATGGAGAACGTCAGTGCATTCCTCGCAGAGAAGCTGGGCGTGTAA
- a CDS encoding YeeE/YedE family protein — protein sequence MKNPLTIPRWSPYAVGASIGVLSWITFVFMGKALGASTTAVRAAGAVERVVAKDHAENSAYIAKYLGSGETLKPVFDWQFMLVIALAIGAFIAARLAHASLKEHVPAIWTSRFGSSRGLRYGAAFLGGIILIIGARMAGGCTSGHGISGGLQLSTSAYVFMAAMFLGGVPTALLLYGRKGAACAVPASTDSTSTTEVTNA from the coding sequence ATGAAGAATCCACTGACCATTCCACGATGGTCGCCGTACGCGGTTGGCGCGTCGATCGGTGTGCTCTCGTGGATCACGTTCGTGTTCATGGGCAAGGCGCTCGGCGCATCAACAACAGCCGTGCGCGCTGCTGGCGCAGTCGAGCGCGTTGTCGCAAAGGACCACGCCGAGAACAGCGCGTACATCGCGAAGTATCTCGGGTCCGGCGAAACACTCAAACCCGTGTTCGACTGGCAGTTCATGCTGGTCATCGCGCTGGCGATTGGCGCGTTCATCGCAGCCAGGCTTGCGCACGCGAGTCTCAAAGAACACGTTCCCGCGATCTGGACCAGCAGGTTCGGATCATCACGCGGGCTCCGCTACGGCGCAGCGTTTCTCGGCGGCATCATTCTCATCATCGGCGCACGCATGGCTGGCGGCTGCACATCAGGACACGGGATCTCCGGCGGGTTGCAGCTCTCAACATCGGCGTATGTGTTTATGGCCGCAATGTTTCTTGGAGGCGTGCCGACAGCGCTACTGCTCTACGGCAGAAAGGGCGCAGCGTGCGCAGTTCCAGCAAGCACCGACTCCACATCAACAACGGAGGTGACCAATGCCTAA
- a CDS encoding YeeE/YedE family protein has product MPNVTLASAWFDSPSNLLLGVLTGLVFGFLLQKGGVTRFDVIVNQFRFKDNTVLKTMLTAIIVGGVGLYAMKAFGMDIKSHVKTAALVAVGGGGLIFGIGMALLGYCPGTAVAAIGEGSRHAIFGVVGMVVGAAVYAEIYPWLNKNVLKVQDLGKVTIPEQLHLSPWIMLIALIAGAGALFFAMERMDKHAPDA; this is encoded by the coding sequence ATGCCTAACGTGACACTCGCAAGTGCCTGGTTTGACAGTCCTTCAAATCTGCTGCTCGGTGTGCTGACAGGGCTCGTGTTCGGATTCCTGCTCCAGAAGGGCGGCGTGACACGGTTCGATGTCATCGTCAACCAGTTCAGGTTCAAGGACAACACTGTGCTGAAGACAATGCTGACCGCAATTATTGTGGGCGGCGTGGGCCTGTACGCGATGAAAGCGTTTGGCATGGATATCAAGTCGCATGTGAAAACCGCAGCACTCGTTGCGGTCGGAGGTGGCGGATTGATCTTTGGCATCGGAATGGCATTGCTCGGGTACTGCCCCGGTACAGCCGTCGCTGCGATCGGCGAGGGATCACGCCACGCGATCTTCGGTGTCGTCGGCATGGTTGTTGGCGCAGCGGTGTATGCGGAGATCTATCCCTGGCTCAACAAGAATGTGCTGAAGGTGCAGGATCTCGGGAAGGTGACGATTCCTGAGCAGTTGCACCTGAGTCCGTGGATCATGCTGATCGCACTCATTGCTGGTGCAGGCGCATTGTTTTTCGCGATGGAACGCATGGACAAGCACGCACCGGACGCGTGA
- a CDS encoding beta-ketoacyl-[acyl-carrier-protein] synthase family protein — translation MGADRVVITGMGWVTPLGFDVDTVWSRLLKGDIAIGPVTRYDHETFATNFAAQVPEFDLADFVDDAKRFSHVRINTKFALAAGAVACRQAGLNISAMRDPRRVGIYLGAGEGPIDSDPFFTTNLVGWDAEQRTMVGEKWFAHAMEALNKENELEQDPHMAIHHLARAFGARGPALNCMTACAASTQSVGEASEMIRRGDADVMLAGGAHSMIHPLGMTGFIRLTAMSTRRDDPQHASRPFDRSREGFVMGEGAGIVVLESLDHALARGATPIAELAGYGSSADAFRITDIQPDGLGAQAAMNDALGQAGVDPRTTDASGRPRVHYISAHGTGTQENDAIETKAVKGVFGELAPKVPFSSVKSMMGHLIQAAGVVEMMTCVQAIRTGWVPPTVNLNDPDPECDLDYVRNKARDLNAAGGVDVCLSNGFGFGGQNDCVCVRKFA, via the coding sequence ATGGGTGCTGACCGCGTTGTGATCACGGGCATGGGGTGGGTCACACCGCTCGGGTTTGACGTGGACACGGTCTGGTCGCGTCTTTTGAAGGGCGATATCGCGATTGGCCCCGTTACCCGCTACGACCACGAGACATTTGCAACAAACTTTGCCGCCCAGGTGCCCGAGTTTGATCTTGCAGACTTTGTCGATGACGCGAAGCGATTCTCGCATGTGCGCATTAATACGAAGTTTGCGCTTGCGGCTGGCGCGGTTGCGTGCAGGCAAGCCGGGTTGAACATCAGCGCGATGCGCGATCCGCGTCGTGTTGGTATCTACCTGGGTGCGGGTGAAGGGCCGATCGATTCCGACCCTTTCTTTACAACAAATCTCGTTGGTTGGGATGCTGAGCAGCGCACGATGGTCGGTGAGAAGTGGTTCGCGCACGCGATGGAAGCGCTCAATAAGGAGAACGAGCTTGAGCAGGATCCACACATGGCGATCCATCATCTTGCCCGTGCGTTCGGGGCGCGCGGGCCAGCGCTCAACTGCATGACCGCGTGCGCAGCAAGCACGCAGTCTGTTGGTGAAGCGAGCGAGATGATCCGTCGTGGCGATGCCGATGTCATGCTCGCGGGTGGTGCGCATTCCATGATTCATCCGCTCGGGATGACAGGGTTCATTCGTCTGACCGCGATGTCGACGCGCCGTGATGATCCACAGCACGCGTCGCGTCCATTCGATCGATCGCGCGAGGGATTTGTCATGGGAGAGGGTGCGGGCATTGTGGTGCTCGAATCACTCGACCACGCACTCGCGCGCGGCGCAACACCTATCGCTGAACTCGCAGGGTATGGATCATCGGCTGACGCGTTCCGCATTACCGACATCCAGCCCGATGGTCTTGGTGCGCAGGCTGCAATGAACGATGCGCTCGGGCAAGCGGGAGTCGACCCACGTACCACAGACGCGAGTGGCAGACCGCGTGTGCATTACATCTCCGCGCACGGCACCGGCACGCAGGAGAACGACGCGATCGAGACGAAAGCCGTCAAGGGTGTTTTCGGAGAGCTTGCGCCGAAGGTGCCGTTCTCGTCAGTGAAATCCATGATGGGCCATCTCATCCAGGCAGCGGGCGTTGTCGAGATGATGACGTGCGTGCAGGCGATCCGCACCGGCTGGGTGCCACCAACCGTAAACCTGAACGATCCTGATCCCGAGTGCGATCTCGATTATGTGCGGAACAAGGCTCGTGACCTGAACGCTGCTGGCGGTGTCGATGTGTGCCTGTCAAACGGGTTCGGGTTTGGCGGGCAGAACGACTGTGTGTGTGTGCGGAAGTTCGCGTAA
- a CDS encoding redoxin family protein, which produces MMKKALTVAAVTVLAGTAYAQSTKTDAQTKPAQAAPAQTLNIGDKAPAINVETWVKGEPITGYESGRVYVVEFWATWCGPCIAQMPHLSQIARTYKDKGVAVVGVNIWERKYDDKTLDTVKGFVEGKGDDMGYTVAFDGASKAMDGAFMKAANRRGIPSTFVIDGNANVAWIGHPMWLDAVVEKVVDGTWDYEKGPASIAASEEKLSTAFRMASTEPATALEAFNAVKEMHPSIAHMYEDLYFNLLLTNGQFNKAYGLGEELVQGAMSAKDANKLNAIAWAIVNPEAAIEKRDLNLASKAAENADKISGGESPAIMDTLARVYFLKGEIDRAIEIQTKAVELVPERAKEQYTKALNEYKAAKK; this is translated from the coding sequence ATGATGAAGAAAGCACTCACCGTCGCAGCAGTTACCGTGCTCGCTGGCACAGCGTATGCACAGTCTACAAAGACTGATGCACAGACCAAGCCGGCTCAGGCGGCCCCTGCTCAGACACTGAACATTGGTGACAAGGCTCCTGCAATCAACGTTGAAACCTGGGTGAAGGGTGAACCTATCACTGGGTATGAGTCGGGTCGCGTGTACGTTGTTGAGTTCTGGGCAACATGGTGCGGTCCGTGCATTGCACAGATGCCCCATCTCTCACAAATTGCCCGCACCTACAAGGACAAGGGCGTCGCGGTTGTTGGTGTCAATATCTGGGAGCGCAAGTACGACGACAAGACGCTCGACACCGTCAAGGGGTTCGTCGAAGGCAAGGGCGACGACATGGGATACACAGTTGCATTCGATGGTGCATCGAAAGCGATGGATGGAGCCTTCATGAAAGCCGCAAACCGTCGCGGTATTCCGAGCACATTTGTGATTGACGGAAATGCAAACGTCGCGTGGATCGGCCATCCCATGTGGCTTGACGCAGTTGTCGAAAAAGTTGTTGATGGCACATGGGATTACGAGAAGGGGCCAGCCTCTATCGCAGCATCCGAGGAGAAGCTTTCCACAGCATTTCGCATGGCATCAACTGAGCCTGCAACAGCGCTCGAAGCGTTCAATGCTGTCAAGGAGATGCATCCCAGCATCGCACACATGTACGAGGATCTCTACTTCAATCTGCTGCTGACCAATGGGCAGTTTAACAAGGCGTACGGACTCGGTGAGGAGTTGGTCCAAGGCGCGATGAGCGCAAAGGATGCAAACAAACTGAACGCAATCGCGTGGGCGATCGTCAATCCCGAGGCGGCTATCGAAAAGCGCGACCTGAACTTAGCATCCAAGGCTGCCGAGAACGCCGACAAGATTTCGGGCGGCGAGAGCCCCGCCATCATGGACACCCTCGCGCGTGTCTACTTCCTCAAGGGTGAAATCGATCGAGCAATCGAGATCCAGACAAAGGCTGTCGAACTTGTTCCGGAGCGTGCCAAGGAGCAGTACACCAAGGCACTCAATGAGTACAAGGCTGCAAAGAAGTAA